The proteins below are encoded in one region of Streptomyces sp. NBC_00490:
- a CDS encoding sensor histidine kinase yields the protein MAVRLPRPHRFDVYIAAGGLLGGLLLVLAGLGTRRSDDPITLFDGPWPVLVPLTVLAGCELLRRTAPRAALLTGTVAICADLVTQGSLASVLMFTDVVYAAVLYGPLASARRIQWITGLLTVAGTLVPFAVWRVPEALLIGVVVGVVAYGPAATGWIVRNHRDAAEAARLRAEQTALLAEMDRTQAVVAERARMARELHDMVANHLSAIAIHSTAALSLDDAETSRQALGVIRENSVKGLEEMRRLIGILREGDSAPSAVPTLDGLSVLVDDARANGLDVTLEAEHGTTLPAPVELAAYRMVQESLTNALKHACPGRVTVLLRQADGSLAIAVTSPYGDRDGPSAPGSGAGLVGMRERAALLGGTFESGPESSAHGKIWAVRAILPVADVAEGDPA from the coding sequence ATGGCCGTTCGACTCCCCCGCCCGCACCGCTTCGACGTGTACATCGCGGCCGGCGGGCTGCTCGGCGGGCTGCTGCTCGTCCTCGCGGGTCTCGGCACCCGGCGGTCCGACGATCCGATCACCCTCTTCGACGGTCCTTGGCCGGTGCTGGTGCCGCTCACCGTGCTGGCCGGCTGCGAGCTGCTGCGCCGCACGGCGCCCCGCGCGGCTCTGCTGACCGGCACGGTCGCGATCTGCGCGGACCTGGTGACCCAGGGCAGCCTCGCGTCGGTGCTGATGTTCACCGACGTGGTCTACGCGGCCGTCCTGTACGGTCCGCTCGCCTCGGCACGGCGCATCCAGTGGATCACGGGTCTGCTCACGGTGGCCGGGACGCTGGTGCCGTTCGCGGTGTGGCGGGTGCCGGAGGCGCTGCTGATCGGCGTGGTCGTCGGTGTCGTGGCGTACGGACCCGCGGCCACCGGCTGGATCGTCCGCAACCACCGCGACGCCGCCGAGGCCGCACGCCTGCGTGCCGAACAGACCGCCCTGCTCGCCGAGATGGACCGCACCCAGGCCGTCGTCGCCGAACGCGCCCGGATGGCACGGGAGTTGCACGACATGGTCGCCAACCATCTGTCGGCGATCGCCATCCACTCCACCGCCGCGCTGTCGCTGGACGATGCGGAGACGTCCCGGCAGGCCCTCGGCGTCATCCGCGAGAACAGCGTCAAGGGACTCGAGGAGATGCGCCGGCTGATCGGCATCCTGCGGGAGGGCGACAGTGCGCCCAGCGCGGTCCCCACCCTCGACGGCCTCAGCGTCCTGGTCGACGACGCCCGCGCCAACGGCCTCGACGTCACGCTGGAGGCCGAGCACGGCACGACCCTGCCGGCCCCCGTCGAGCTCGCCGCCTACCGGATGGTCCAGGAGTCCCTCACCAACGCCCTCAAGCACGCCTGCCCCGGCCGGGTCACCGTGCTGCTGCGCCAGGCGGACGGCTCCCTCGCCATCGCCGTGACCAGCCCGTACGGCGACCGCGACGGGCCGAGCGCGCCCGGTTCCGGCGCCGGTCTGGTGGGTATGCGGGAGCGGGCGGCGCTGCTCGGCGGCACCTTCGAGTCCGGCCCCGAGAGCTCGGCGCACGGCAAGATCTGGGCCGTACGCGCCATCCTGCCCGTCGCCGACGTCGCTGAAGGAGATCCCGCATGA
- a CDS encoding cob(I)yrinic acid a,c-diamide adenosyltransferase produces the protein MVNLTRIYTRTGDQGTTALGDMSRVAKTDLRISAYADANEANAVIGTAIALGGLDEEIVKVLTRVQNDLFDVGADLSTPVVENPEFPPLRVEQFYVDKLEADCDHFNERLEKLRSFILPGGTPGAALLHQACTVVRRAERSTWAALEVHGEVMNPLTATYLNRLSDLLFILARSANKDVGDVLWVPGGER, from the coding sequence ATGGTCAATCTGACGCGCATCTACACCAGGACCGGCGACCAGGGCACCACCGCCCTCGGCGACATGAGCCGGGTCGCCAAGACCGATCTGCGGATCTCGGCGTACGCCGACGCCAACGAGGCGAACGCGGTGATCGGCACGGCGATCGCGCTGGGCGGACTCGACGAGGAGATCGTCAAGGTCCTCACCCGGGTGCAGAACGACCTGTTCGACGTGGGCGCGGACCTGTCGACGCCGGTCGTGGAGAACCCGGAGTTCCCGCCGCTCAGGGTCGAGCAGTTCTACGTCGACAAGCTGGAGGCGGACTGCGACCACTTCAACGAGCGGCTGGAGAAGCTCCGGTCCTTCATCCTGCCCGGCGGCACTCCGGGTGCGGCCCTGCTGCACCAGGCCTGCACGGTCGTACGACGTGCCGAGCGCTCCACGTGGGCCGCACTGGAGGTGCACGGCGAGGTGATGAACCCGCTGACGGCGACCTACCTGAACCGGTTGTCGGACCTGCTGTTCATCCTTGCCCGCTCGGCCAACAAGGACGTCGGGGACGTGCTCTGGGTCCCGGGCGGGGAGCGTTAA
- a CDS encoding ABC transporter permease: MLLHDTALIYGRYLRQSLRSRFALLFGVLMPLLYLLFFGPLLTDLPLGGAGSSWQMLVPGLLLQLGLFGASFAGFAIIVEKSQGVVERMRVTPVSRLALLLGRVLRDATVFVLQAVLLVLAALAMGLRAPLAGILIGFAFVALLTVSLASLSYALAMKLHTPGEFGPAVNALTMPMMLLSGLMLPMTLGPGWLDVLSHFVPFRYLVDAVRDAYVGSYASAHMAYGVLVALALTALAVTVGTRVFRTAGA, from the coding sequence ATGCTTCTCCACGACACCGCGCTGATCTACGGCCGCTATCTCCGTCAGTCGCTGCGGTCCCGCTTCGCCCTGCTCTTCGGCGTGCTGATGCCGCTGCTCTACCTCCTCTTCTTCGGCCCGCTGCTCACCGATCTCCCGCTGGGCGGGGCGGGCAGCTCCTGGCAAATGCTGGTGCCCGGGCTGCTGCTTCAACTCGGTCTGTTCGGCGCCTCGTTCGCGGGGTTCGCGATCATCGTCGAGAAGAGCCAGGGAGTGGTGGAGCGGATGCGGGTGACGCCGGTCAGCCGGCTGGCGCTGCTGCTGGGGCGGGTACTGCGCGACGCCACCGTCTTCGTCCTCCAGGCGGTGCTGCTCGTGCTGGCCGCGCTGGCGATGGGGCTGCGGGCCCCGCTGGCCGGCATCCTGATCGGCTTCGCGTTCGTCGCGCTGCTGACGGTGTCGCTGGCCTCGCTGTCGTACGCGCTGGCCATGAAGCTGCACACGCCGGGCGAGTTCGGTCCGGCGGTCAACGCCCTGACGATGCCGATGATGCTGCTGTCCGGCCTGATGCTCCCGATGACCCTCGGCCCGGGCTGGCTGGACGTCCTCTCGCACTTCGTGCCGTTCCGCTATCTGGTGGACGCGGTCAGGGACGCCTACGTCGGCTCCTACGCCTCGGCGCACATGGCGTACGGCGTGCTGGTCGCCCTCGCCCTCACGGCACTCGCCGTGACGGTGGGCACACGCGTGTTCCGAACGGCCGGGGCGTAA
- a CDS encoding ABC transporter ATP-binding protein has protein sequence MTVISTAGLARTFQTKLGPVEAVRGIDLRVREGEILGFLGPNGAGKTTTLRMLTTLLKPTGGAATVAGHDLATDPAGVRRACGYVAQSGGVDPQITVREELVTQGRLYRLTKTRAAERAEELARDLDLTGLLDRKCGALSGGQRRRLDIAMALTHRPKVLFLDEPTTGLDPGSRADLWDLVRRLRDEHGTTVFLTTHYLDEADALADRLVVVDKGVVVAEGTPTALKLEYGGSIDASLQDTFLAITGRSATPADAAPVAV, from the coding sequence ATGACCGTCATCAGTACGGCGGGCCTGGCCCGTACCTTCCAGACGAAACTCGGCCCGGTGGAGGCCGTCCGCGGCATCGACCTGAGGGTCCGCGAGGGCGAGATCCTCGGCTTCCTCGGCCCGAACGGCGCCGGGAAGACCACCACCCTGCGGATGCTCACGACCCTGTTGAAACCCACCGGCGGCGCCGCCACCGTCGCCGGCCACGACCTCGCCACCGACCCCGCCGGGGTGCGGAGGGCCTGCGGCTATGTGGCCCAGTCGGGAGGGGTCGACCCGCAGATCACCGTGCGGGAGGAACTGGTCACCCAGGGCCGCCTCTACCGCCTGACGAAGACCCGGGCGGCCGAACGGGCCGAGGAGCTGGCCCGGGACCTGGATCTGACCGGGCTGCTCGACCGCAAGTGCGGGGCGCTGTCGGGCGGTCAGCGCCGCCGCCTGGACATCGCCATGGCCCTCACCCATCGCCCGAAGGTGCTCTTCCTCGACGAACCCACCACCGGACTCGACCCCGGCAGCCGGGCCGACCTGTGGGACCTGGTCCGCCGGCTGCGCGACGAGCACGGCACCACGGTCTTCCTGACCACCCACTACCTGGACGAGGCCGACGCCCTCGCCGACCGCCTGGTCGTCGTCGACAAGGGCGTGGTCGTCGCGGAGGGCACACCGACCGCGCTCAAGCTGGAGTACGGCGGCTCGATCGACGCCTCCCTCCAGGACACCTTCCTCGCCATCACCGGCCGCAGCGCCACACCGGCCGACGCCGCCCCCGTAGCCGTATAG
- a CDS encoding TetR/AcrR family transcriptional regulator, giving the protein MAEGLRERKKRETRQRISDIATGLFLEHGFVTVTIAEVAEAADVSVNTVYNYFPAKEDLFFDRSSGVVEQLSRWVRARDVGESAARAVLRELRAEAEAVSPRIGLMAGYDRFMRCIHEAPPLRSRLWSLQQEIHDHLEATLREATGAADADPLPGLIAGQICWVHSEVFVHVGREMVAGRNPDEVSREVLTLLDDIEELLSENVLNYAVRDHR; this is encoded by the coding sequence ATGGCTGAAGGGCTCAGGGAGCGGAAGAAGCGCGAGACGAGACAGCGGATCTCGGACATCGCCACCGGGCTGTTCCTGGAGCACGGGTTCGTGACCGTGACCATCGCGGAGGTGGCGGAGGCCGCCGATGTCTCCGTGAACACCGTCTACAACTACTTCCCGGCCAAGGAGGACCTCTTCTTCGACCGCTCCTCCGGCGTCGTCGAACAGCTCTCGCGCTGGGTGCGCGCCCGGGACGTGGGGGAGTCGGCCGCGCGGGCCGTGCTGCGCGAGCTGCGCGCGGAGGCGGAGGCGGTCTCGCCCCGGATCGGCCTCATGGCGGGCTACGACCGTTTCATGCGCTGCATCCACGAGGCGCCGCCGCTGCGCTCCCGGCTGTGGAGTCTCCAGCAGGAGATCCACGACCACCTCGAAGCGACCCTCCGGGAGGCGACCGGTGCCGCCGACGCGGACCCGCTGCCGGGGCTGATCGCCGGTCAGATCTGCTGGGTCCACTCGGAGGTGTTCGTGCACGTGGGGCGTGAGATGGTCGCCGGGCGCAATCCGGACGAAGTGTCACGAGAGGTGCTGACGCTTCTCGACGACATCGAGGAGCTGTTGAGCGAGAACGTGCTCAACTACGCCGTACGTGACCACCGATGA
- a CDS encoding 3-hydroxyacyl-CoA dehydrogenase family protein gives MARKLAVIGAGLMGSGIAQVSAQAGWDVVLRDVTDEALKRGTDGIKASYDKFVSKGKLEAHDADAALGRITATTDLDAAADADIVVEAVFEKLEVKHEIFRALDKIVREDAVLASNTSAIPITKIAAATERPERVVGVHFFSPVPMMQLVELVRGYKTSDETLATAREFAESVGKTCIVVNRDVAGFVTTRLISALVVEATKLYESGVATAEDIDLACKLGFGHAMGPLATADLTGVDILLHATSNIYTETQDEKFAPPELMRRMVDAGDIGRKSGQGFYKH, from the coding sequence GTGGCACGGAAGCTTGCCGTCATCGGCGCCGGCTTGATGGGTTCCGGGATCGCCCAGGTCTCCGCTCAGGCGGGCTGGGACGTCGTCCTGCGGGACGTCACCGACGAGGCGCTCAAGCGTGGCACCGACGGCATCAAGGCCTCGTACGACAAGTTCGTGAGCAAGGGCAAGCTGGAGGCGCACGACGCCGACGCCGCCCTCGGCCGGATCACCGCCACCACCGACCTGGACGCCGCCGCGGACGCCGACATCGTCGTCGAGGCGGTCTTCGAGAAGCTCGAGGTCAAGCACGAGATCTTCCGTGCCCTCGACAAGATCGTGCGCGAAGACGCCGTGCTCGCCTCCAACACCTCCGCCATCCCGATCACCAAGATCGCGGCGGCCACCGAGCGCCCCGAGCGGGTCGTCGGGGTGCACTTCTTCTCGCCGGTGCCGATGATGCAGCTCGTCGAGCTCGTCCGCGGCTACAAGACCAGCGACGAAACCCTCGCCACCGCCCGGGAGTTCGCCGAGTCCGTCGGCAAGACCTGCATCGTCGTCAACCGGGACGTCGCCGGCTTCGTCACCACCCGGCTCATCTCCGCCCTCGTCGTCGAGGCGACCAAGCTCTACGAGTCGGGCGTCGCCACCGCCGAGGACATCGACCTCGCCTGCAAGCTGGGCTTCGGCCACGCCATGGGCCCGCTCGCCACCGCCGACCTCACCGGCGTCGACATCCTGCTGCACGCCACGAGCAACATCTACACCGAGACCCAGGACGAGAAGTTCGCCCCGCCGGAGCTGATGCGCCGGATGGTTGACGCCGGTGACATCGGGCGCAAGAGCGGGCAGGGCTTCTACAAGCACTGA
- a CDS encoding STAS domain-containing protein, translating into MFIRGDHAELVVGGRLDVRSAADARTVLHTAVDDGVGDLVLDLSELDSWDATGLGVIMGAHRRAGRCGRRLVLREVPPQLQRLLVATRLHRILAIEGGIGVESLPRV; encoded by the coding sequence ATGTTCATCAGGGGCGACCACGCCGAGCTGGTCGTCGGGGGCCGCCTCGACGTCCGCAGCGCGGCGGACGCCCGTACGGTCCTGCACACGGCCGTCGACGACGGAGTCGGCGACCTGGTGCTGGATCTGTCCGAGCTCGACTCCTGGGACGCCACCGGACTCGGGGTGATCATGGGGGCCCACCGAAGGGCCGGCCGCTGCGGCCGGCGCCTGGTGCTGCGCGAGGTACCGCCGCAGCTCCAGCGCCTGCTGGTGGCCACCCGACTGCACCGGATCCTGGCGATCGAGGGCGGCATCGGGGTGGAGTCACTGCCCCGGGTGTGA